From the Lolium rigidum isolate FL_2022 chromosome 2, APGP_CSIRO_Lrig_0.1, whole genome shotgun sequence genome, one window contains:
- the LOC124686016 gene encoding uncharacterized protein LOC124686016, with translation MAGILAWAADVVGGAGDSDDEAAAAAESERAAAMTPEQRLRAADLDARASSLRRAIQDLRARVPPPHVAQRLPHLHAHSLASSAALALQLNAHSSTKEQALEREIRIQQENTAYEKAISDCRQKIQEKQMEASLLQSNLKEMEIAELDLKAKVDNAIKEQEATQHEASTASEATGNALLDAESLINLKSMDLEEKKGELKLLEDKVQRLDKVWSLVEEESLKTPSPAQREKTLEKQLHSLIEQLTTKQAQAERLITDIHTKEKDLERLNSIHRNLHSISSEAGAPRNRFSGGLLSGDEDSGAKGVRRPSQSGGVRTEGQKRLMFLRSAFVLYILALHVVVFIKISVSN, from the exons ATGGCGGGGATCCTGGCGTGGGCGGCCGACGTGGTCGGCGGCGCCGGAGACAGCGAcgacgaggccgccgccgccgccgaaagcGAGCGCGCCGCGGCCATGACCCCGGAGCAGCGGCTCCGCGCCGCCGACCTGGACGCGCGGGCGTCGTCGCTGCGGCGCGCGATCCAGGATCTGCGCGCCCGCGTGCCCCCGCCGCACGTCGCTCAGCGGCTGCCGCACCTGCACGCGCACTccctcgcctcctccgccgccctcgCGCTCCAGCTCAACGCCCACTCCTCCACCAAGGAGCAG GCACTGGAAAGAGAGATAAGAATTCAACAAGAAAATACTGCCTATGAGAAGGCTATATCAGATTGTCGACAGAAAATTCAGGAAAAGCAGATGGAGGCCAGTCTGCTTCAGAGTAATTTGAAG GAAATGGAAATTGCAGAGCTGGATTTAAAGGCAAAGGTTGACAATGCTATCAAGGAGCAAGAGGCTACTCAACATGAAGCATCAACAGCTTCTGAAGCTACTGGAAATGCTCTGCTAGATGCTGAATCATTGATTAATCTCAAGTCAATGGACTtggaagagaagaagggagagttg AAACTATTGGAAGACAAGGTGCAAAGATTGGACAAAGTATGGTCTTTGGTTGAAGAAGAGTCTTTGAAAACTCCCAGTCCTG CCCAGAGGGAGAAGACACTTGAGAAACAACTACATAGCCTCATTGAACAGTTGACAACTAAACAA GCTCAAGCTGAAAGGCTCATCACTGATATACACACCAAAGAAAAGGATCTGGAAAGGTTGAACAGTATACATAGAAATCTCCACAGCATCTCCAGTGAAGCAGGCGCACCACGGAATCGGTTCAGCGGGGGGCTTTTGAGCGGCGACGAAGATTCTGGCGCCAAAGGTGTCCGCAGACCCAGCCAATCCGGTGGCGTTAGAACGGAAGGTCAGAAAAGGTTGATGTTTCTTAGGTCTGCTTTTGTTCTCTATATCTTGGCACTGCACGTCGTGGTCTTTATAAAGATATCGGTTTCAAACTAG